Proteins co-encoded in one Paracrocinitomix mangrovi genomic window:
- a CDS encoding c-type heme family protein: protein MKRILSVAILGTSFLSTLNSCSGNYDEYTDDLSDGLNNTDEITEDYNGFQLMETSCFSCHSPNAGNEAIAAPNMANVKQHYLDKYPNEEEFVEAIVAFISEPSEEKALMSDAIEKFGVMPNMGLNKAQNTAVAQYLFSSSIQDSNWFAQSYELEKAKNLVNPEDMSYVDRGFQFAMSTKSILGKNLKGKIKAEGTDGALEFCNVQALPLTDSMATEFGVKIKRVSDKNRNPLNAANEEELKIIASFKEFLTKGEEIIPTTIEGDEFVTGYYPITTNQMCLHCHGGEKDIKSSTAALIKEKYPSDKATAYGVNELRGIWVVEMKK, encoded by the coding sequence ATGAAGCGTATTTTGAGTGTAGCAATTTTAGGAACCTCTTTTTTATCCACACTGAATTCATGCAGTGGAAATTATGATGAATACACTGATGATTTATCTGACGGACTAAACAATACAGATGAAATTACTGAAGATTACAATGGTTTTCAATTGATGGAAACTTCTTGCTTTTCATGTCACAGTCCCAATGCAGGAAATGAAGCAATTGCTGCCCCTAATATGGCAAATGTTAAACAGCATTATTTAGACAAATATCCAAATGAAGAAGAATTTGTTGAAGCTATTGTAGCTTTTATTTCTGAACCATCTGAAGAAAAAGCATTAATGTCAGATGCAATAGAAAAGTTTGGAGTTATGCCGAACATGGGATTAAACAAAGCTCAAAACACGGCTGTTGCTCAGTATTTATTTTCTTCAAGTATTCAGGATTCAAATTGGTTTGCTCAATCTTACGAATTAGAAAAAGCTAAAAACCTGGTTAATCCTGAAGATATGAGTTATGTTGATAGAGGATTTCAGTTTGCCATGTCAACAAAATCTATTCTTGGTAAAAATTTGAAAGGTAAGATTAAGGCGGAGGGAACAGATGGCGCACTGGAATTCTGCAATGTTCAGGCATTGCCATTAACAGATTCAATGGCGACTGAATTTGGTGTTAAAATCAAAAGAGTTTCTGACAAAAACAGAAATCCTTTAAATGCAGCAAATGAAGAAGAATTGAAAATCATTGCTTCGTTTAAAGAATTTTTGACAAAAGGTGAAGAAATAATTCCTACCACTATTGAAGGAGATGAATTTGTTACCGGATATTATCCAATTACAACCAATCAAATGTGTTTGCATTGTCATGGTGGCGAAAAAGACATTAAATCAAGTACTGCCGCTTTGATAAAGGAAAAATATCCATCTGACAAAGCAACGGCTTATGGGGTAAATGAATTAAGAGGGATTTGGGTAGTTGAAATGAAAAAGTAA
- a CDS encoding glycosyl hydrolase family 28-related protein, translated as MRWPWLVLLLFAKLSIGQNLPATDYKNVGLQDTTTTDFTVVDFGFERAKQSNVLNNDELIKTILNDNQNGLIIYFPSGEYKFQKRIKLHSNVVLRGEGLSSKLVFDLDKEQDCILAQGKMGRGGASLVEDINQYDSTCMVKSSKELKESFFYYIIDRDQKLVQSDWSIGKTGQIIQIKAIKNKKVITSPIRRTFRSFDNTDLMEMNPIENVGIENLQLVNNTETQLQTSNIHFEYAVNCWVEGVSSHLCNYSHVLFDFSSNCVVGHSIFKGAHNHGNGGKAYGITLQFASGNCMIGDNFLVNLRHAILLQAGANGNVISMNHIQDALWTNVRLPEDAAGDIVLHGNYPYANLIQWNQCDQIVIDNTHGRNGPDNVIFSNNMLGYGLYVHKKSPGQFVINNVIEINTWPRGRYRVKGEHYEQYNTVNGKIKPKKTTKSNITFL; from the coding sequence ATGAGATGGCCCTGGCTTGTCTTACTGTTGTTCGCTAAGCTGTCTATTGGGCAGAATTTACCTGCTACTGATTACAAAAATGTTGGTCTTCAAGATACCACAACGACAGATTTTACGGTGGTTGATTTTGGATTTGAAAGAGCTAAACAATCTAATGTGCTCAATAATGATGAATTGATTAAAACTATTTTGAATGATAATCAAAACGGCTTAATCATCTACTTTCCTTCAGGTGAATACAAATTTCAAAAACGAATTAAACTGCATTCCAATGTAGTTTTACGTGGAGAGGGATTGTCTTCCAAATTGGTGTTTGATTTAGATAAGGAGCAGGACTGTATTTTAGCTCAAGGGAAAATGGGAAGGGGAGGTGCCTCCTTAGTGGAAGATATCAATCAATACGATTCTACATGCATGGTGAAATCCTCAAAAGAGTTGAAAGAATCTTTCTTTTATTACATCATAGATAGAGATCAAAAATTGGTTCAATCTGATTGGTCAATCGGAAAAACAGGCCAGATTATTCAAATCAAGGCTATAAAGAACAAAAAGGTTATTACCAGCCCAATTCGAAGAACATTCAGATCATTTGACAATACAGACTTGATGGAAATGAATCCCATTGAAAATGTAGGTATAGAGAATTTGCAATTAGTAAATAATACAGAAACTCAACTACAAACTTCTAATATTCACTTTGAATATGCCGTCAATTGTTGGGTAGAAGGTGTATCCAGTCATTTGTGCAATTACTCGCATGTTTTATTTGATTTTTCATCAAATTGTGTTGTAGGACATTCAATTTTTAAAGGGGCTCACAATCATGGAAATGGAGGTAAGGCTTATGGTATAACCTTACAATTTGCCAGTGGTAATTGTATGATTGGTGATAATTTCCTGGTGAACTTAAGACATGCTATTCTATTGCAAGCAGGTGCAAACGGAAATGTAATTAGCATGAATCATATTCAGGATGCTTTATGGACCAATGTAAGATTGCCTGAAGATGCTGCTGGAGATATAGTGCTTCATGGTAATTATCCCTACGCTAATTTGATTCAGTGGAATCAATGTGATCAAATTGTAATTGATAATACACATGGTAGAAATGGACCTGATAATGTGATCTTTTCAAACAATATGCTGGGATACGGATTGTATGTACATAAAAAATCACCCGGACAGTTTGTGATTAATAATGTCATTGAAATCAATACATGGCCCAGAGGTAGATACAGAGTAAAAGGTGAACATTACGAGCAGTACAATACCGTAAATGGTAAGATAAAACCGAAAAAGACAACAAAATCCAATATTACTTTCTTGTAG
- a CDS encoding DUF2461 domain-containing protein codes for MAYFTKDYFDFFKELAANNHKDWFDENRKRYHTSVKEPFDVFVGDLISEVKQRDKAVDIAPKDAIFRINRDIRFSNDKTPYKLNRSAIISPKGRKDKSFPGLYIEIGPEFCRVYGGVYMPDKEQLYDIRETINKDPKKLQKLISDKSFTSVFGELRGEKNKVIPKEFKEVGAEFDTIYNKQFYWFTEMKPEQALKDDFMKNVVKAYEANKAVMDYFKNAMK; via the coding sequence ATGGCATATTTTACAAAAGACTATTTTGATTTTTTTAAGGAGTTAGCAGCTAACAATCACAAAGATTGGTTTGATGAAAACAGAAAAAGATATCATACATCTGTTAAAGAACCTTTTGATGTCTTTGTTGGTGATCTTATAAGTGAAGTAAAACAAAGAGATAAAGCCGTTGATATCGCTCCCAAAGATGCTATTTTCAGAATCAACCGTGATATCAGATTTTCAAACGATAAAACACCTTATAAATTAAACAGGTCTGCCATCATTTCACCTAAAGGAAGAAAGGATAAGTCTTTTCCAGGTTTGTACATTGAAATAGGACCGGAGTTTTGCAGGGTTTATGGAGGTGTTTATATGCCTGATAAGGAACAATTGTACGATATAAGAGAGACAATTAATAAAGATCCCAAAAAATTGCAAAAGCTGATTTCAGATAAAAGTTTTACTTCAGTTTTTGGAGAACTCAGAGGTGAGAAAAACAAAGTGATTCCTAAAGAATTTAAAGAGGTTGGAGCAGAATTCGACACCATTTATAATAAACAGTTCTACTGGTTTACAGAGATGAAACCGGAGCAAGCATTAAAAGACGACTTTATGAAAAATGTAGTAAAGGCTTATGAGGCTAATAAAGCTGTAATGGACTATTTTAAAAATGCAATGAAGTAA
- a CDS encoding DUF1987 domain-containing protein — MSVNIEASVKTPSIHMDESAGHISIKGISIPEDPHEFYHPLIKAIEDYRVSPAAKTALDLHLEYFNTSSTLIIRNLIKDLRMIKEKTDLVVNWFFESDDEDMKEAGEEFKLLFSDIQFNITPVDTF; from the coding sequence ATGTCAGTAAACATTGAAGCATCAGTAAAAACTCCTTCTATTCACATGGATGAGAGTGCAGGACACATTTCGATCAAGGGAATTTCTATTCCAGAAGATCCCCATGAGTTCTATCATCCCCTGATCAAGGCGATTGAAGATTATCGTGTTTCTCCGGCTGCCAAAACTGCTTTGGATTTGCACCTGGAGTATTTCAATACAAGTTCAACACTTATCATTAGAAATTTGATCAAAGACTTAAGAATGATTAAAGAAAAAACTGATTTAGTTGTGAATTGGTTCTTTGAATCAGATGATGAGGACATGAAAGAAGCCGGAGAAGAATTTAAATTACTTTTCTCGGACATTCAATTTAACATTACTCCCGTAGATACATTCTAA
- a CDS encoding PaaI family thioesterase yields MALLPKEIIDKMMASDEMSQWLGITVLDYTAGAVSLKMTVRKEMTNGFGVTHGGITYSLADSALAFSSNSHGMRSMSIETSISHLAQVNEGDILTVKSRQLSLSRKIGVYEMDVYNQDNKIVAHFKGTVYRSSIEWK; encoded by the coding sequence ATGGCACTTTTGCCCAAAGAGATTATTGACAAAATGATGGCGTCTGACGAAATGAGTCAGTGGCTTGGAATTACCGTCTTAGATTACACAGCCGGAGCAGTTTCATTAAAGATGACTGTTCGCAAAGAAATGACCAATGGCTTTGGTGTAACACATGGCGGAATCACCTATTCATTAGCTGATAGCGCACTAGCATTTTCTTCAAATTCACACGGAATGCGATCTATGTCAATTGAAACTTCAATTTCTCATCTAGCACAAGTAAATGAAGGAGATATTTTAACGGTTAAATCAAGACAACTTTCTTTGAGTCGTAAAATTGGAGTTTATGAAATGGACGTTTACAATCAAGACAACAAGATTGTTGCACATTTTAAAGGAACTGTCTATAGATCAAGTATTGAGTGGAAATAA
- a CDS encoding DUF2809 domain-containing protein, with protein sequence MTFNYKYGLLFSIILIIEILIALYVHDQFVRPFLGDVLVVILLYAFLKTFLKVPPAQTAIAVLVFAVSVEIMQYFSLADRLGLSGNKFAAVIIGSTFDWLDLLAYVISFKIILYAEFKRITSRS encoded by the coding sequence ATGACTTTCAATTACAAATACGGATTATTGTTCTCAATAATTTTGATTATTGAAATCCTAATTGCGTTATATGTACATGACCAATTTGTGCGTCCATTTTTAGGAGATGTATTGGTGGTTATTTTATTATATGCATTTTTAAAAACCTTTTTGAAAGTACCTCCTGCTCAAACTGCTATAGCCGTTTTAGTTTTTGCGGTATCCGTTGAGATTATGCAATATTTTTCATTAGCAGACCGATTAGGTTTGTCAGGCAATAAGTTTGCAGCCGTGATCATTGGCAGTACTTTTGATTGGTTGGATTTACTGGCTTACGTGATTAGTTTTAAGATTATCCTTTACGCAGAATTTAAGAGAATAACTTCAAGGTCTTAA
- the secA gene encoding preprotein translocase subunit SecA: protein MLNIFKKVVGSKSKKDDKIFQPYVDLVKSHEASIKSLSNDELRGKTIWFQDQIKKATQALEDEITSLTQKVEDNPQMDFQEKEDIYTKVDKLKKEVDVEIEKVLENILPEAFAVVKETAFRFANNTEITVTASEYDKELAAQKDFVTINGDQATYANSWNAAGAEITWNMVHYDVQLYGGTVLHKGNIAEMQTGEGKTLVATLPVYLNALSGKGVHVVTVNDYLAKRDSEWMGPLYQFHGLTVDCIDKHSPNSPGRKAAYRANITFGTNNEFGFDYLRDNMSSDPEQIVQHKHHFAIIDEVDSVLIDDARTPLIISGPTAGGDKHEFNELKPKIEKVVSAQRKLINDLLITAKKKLAGLESGDIDKETLQEGSDALLRCYRGLPKNKALIKFLSEPGIRAQLQKTENYYLQDREREMPKIDKELFFVINEKHNQIDLTEKGIDLLAEGEDANYYILPDIATEMNDIEKSGIDRKDMLKKKDELVSDYKIKSERIHSMNQLLKAYTLFEKEVEYVLMEGKVKIVDEQTGRIMDGRRYSDGLHQAIEAKENVTVEAATQTYATVTLQNFFRMYHKLSGMTGTAETEAQEMWDIYKLDVVVIPTNKPISRKDEQDLVFKTQREKFNAVIEEVNKLVDAGRPVLVGTTTVEISELLSKMLRMRGIPHNVLNAKQHQKESEIVAEAGQAGKVTIATNMAGRGTDIKLSKEVIDAGGLAIIGTERHDSRRVDRQLRGRAGRQGDPGSSQFFVSLEDDLMRKFGSERIAKIMDRMGYKEGEVIQHSMITKSIERAQKKVEENAFGVRKRLLEYDDVMNAQRNAIYKKRRNALFGDRLELDVSNMFYDVVEEIINDHYPAKDFESFEIDLVQYLRIESPVSREEFESGNPNVLMDTVYDAAIAAYNEKSEQLIKLAKPVIEQVHNNESEYKQIAFPITDGEKSINCVIDLEKAYKSEGKMLKKQIEKVITLGFIDNEWKEHLRKMDDLRTAVQHASIEQKDPLVIYKKESYDLFRDMLGKMSKEVVGFLSKGMLPNQAQPVQQKAVGNEFGQSAYQNASEHHETEEFQGSEGYEEAMANSGNHQNRPPKKQPITTAPKIGRNDKVEIRNMQTGETRVVKFKQAEPLLKSGQWMIVKQEA from the coding sequence ATGTTAAACATATTCAAGAAAGTAGTAGGAAGTAAATCAAAGAAAGACGATAAGATATTTCAACCTTATGTAGATCTGGTAAAATCTCACGAAGCAAGTATTAAATCGTTATCTAATGATGAGCTGAGAGGTAAGACAATTTGGTTTCAGGATCAAATAAAAAAAGCAACTCAAGCTTTAGAAGATGAAATCACTTCACTGACTCAAAAAGTAGAAGATAATCCGCAAATGGATTTTCAAGAAAAAGAAGATATCTACACTAAAGTTGATAAACTTAAAAAAGAAGTAGATGTTGAAATTGAGAAAGTATTAGAAAACATCCTTCCTGAGGCTTTTGCTGTTGTTAAAGAAACAGCTTTCAGATTTGCAAACAATACTGAAATTACTGTAACTGCTTCAGAATATGATAAAGAATTAGCCGCTCAAAAAGACTTTGTAACAATAAATGGTGATCAGGCAACATATGCTAATTCATGGAATGCTGCGGGTGCAGAAATTACCTGGAACATGGTTCACTATGACGTACAGTTATATGGTGGTACAGTGTTGCACAAAGGAAATATTGCGGAAATGCAAACGGGTGAAGGTAAAACATTGGTAGCTACATTACCTGTTTACCTTAATGCTCTTTCTGGTAAAGGAGTTCATGTGGTAACAGTGAATGATTACCTGGCAAAACGTGACTCTGAATGGATGGGACCTTTGTACCAGTTTCATGGCTTAACGGTGGATTGTATCGATAAACATTCGCCAAACAGTCCTGGAAGAAAAGCGGCTTACCGTGCAAATATTACATTCGGCACTAATAATGAGTTTGGTTTTGATTATTTGAGAGATAACATGTCTTCTGATCCTGAGCAGATTGTACAACATAAACATCACTTTGCTATTATAGATGAGGTGGATTCGGTATTGATTGATGACGCGCGTACACCTTTGATTATTTCAGGGCCTACAGCCGGAGGAGATAAGCATGAGTTTAATGAACTAAAACCTAAGATTGAGAAAGTAGTAAGTGCTCAAAGAAAATTAATCAATGATCTACTAATTACCGCTAAAAAGAAATTGGCAGGATTAGAGAGCGGTGATATAGATAAAGAAACGCTACAGGAAGGTTCAGATGCCTTGTTGAGATGTTATAGAGGTTTGCCAAAAAACAAAGCGCTTATCAAATTTTTATCTGAGCCGGGAATCAGAGCTCAATTACAAAAAACTGAGAATTACTATTTACAAGATAGAGAAAGAGAAATGCCTAAAATTGATAAGGAGTTATTTTTCGTTATCAATGAAAAGCACAATCAAATTGATTTAACTGAAAAAGGGATTGATTTGTTGGCTGAAGGTGAAGATGCAAACTACTATATCCTTCCTGACATTGCGACTGAGATGAACGATATTGAAAAATCGGGTATCGATCGTAAAGACATGTTGAAGAAAAAGGATGAATTAGTATCAGATTATAAAATCAAATCTGAAAGAATTCATTCAATGAACCAATTGTTAAAAGCATATACACTTTTTGAAAAAGAGGTAGAATATGTATTGATGGAAGGAAAGGTTAAAATCGTTGATGAGCAAACCGGTCGTATCATGGACGGAAGAAGATATTCTGACGGTTTACACCAGGCGATTGAAGCAAAAGAAAATGTAACGGTTGAGGCTGCTACACAAACATATGCAACAGTAACGCTTCAAAACTTCTTTAGAATGTACCATAAATTGTCAGGGATGACGGGTACAGCAGAAACTGAAGCACAAGAGATGTGGGATATCTACAAATTAGATGTTGTTGTAATCCCTACTAACAAACCAATTTCGCGTAAAGATGAGCAAGATTTGGTTTTCAAAACGCAAAGAGAAAAATTCAATGCTGTTATTGAAGAGGTGAACAAGTTGGTTGATGCCGGAAGACCTGTTTTGGTAGGTACAACTACAGTAGAGATTTCTGAGTTGTTGAGTAAAATGTTGCGCATGAGAGGAATTCCTCATAATGTATTGAACGCGAAACAACATCAAAAAGAGTCTGAGATTGTTGCAGAGGCAGGACAAGCAGGAAAAGTAACCATTGCTACCAATATGGCAGGTCGTGGTACAGATATTAAATTATCCAAAGAAGTTATTGATGCCGGAGGTTTAGCGATCATAGGTACTGAGCGTCACGATTCAAGACGTGTAGATAGACAGTTAAGAGGTCGTGCCGGTCGTCAGGGAGATCCGGGATCTTCTCAATTCTTTGTGTCTTTGGAAGATGATTTGATGAGAAAATTTGGTTCAGAGCGTATTGCTAAGATAATGGACCGAATGGGATATAAAGAAGGAGAGGTGATCCAACATTCAATGATTACTAAATCAATTGAAAGAGCACAAAAGAAAGTAGAAGAAAATGCTTTTGGTGTTCGTAAGAGATTGTTAGAGTATGATGACGTAATGAATGCGCAACGTAATGCTATCTACAAGAAAAGAAGAAATGCATTATTTGGCGATAGATTAGAATTGGATGTTTCTAACATGTTCTATGATGTAGTAGAAGAAATTATAAACGATCACTATCCTGCAAAAGATTTTGAATCATTTGAGATTGATTTGGTGCAGTACTTGAGAATTGAGTCTCCTGTTTCAAGAGAAGAGTTTGAAAGTGGAAACCCAAATGTACTGATGGATACTGTGTATGATGCTGCAATTGCCGCTTACAATGAGAAATCTGAACAGTTAATTAAATTGGCAAAACCTGTTATTGAGCAAGTGCATAATAACGAATCTGAGTACAAGCAAATCGCTTTCCCTATCACAGATGGTGAAAAGTCAATTAATTGTGTAATTGACTTAGAGAAAGCTTATAAATCAGAAGGTAAGATGCTTAAAAAGCAGATTGAGAAAGTAATCACCTTAGGATTTATAGACAATGAGTGGAAAGAGCATTTGAGAAAAATGGATGACTTGAGAACAGCTGTTCAACACGCATCTATTGAGCAAAAAGATCCATTGGTAATCTACAAAAAGGAATCTTATGATTTGTTCAGAGATATGCTTGGTAAGATGAGTAAGGAGGTAGTTGGATTTTTGAGCAAAGGGATGTTGCCTAATCAAGCTCAACCTGTGCAACAAAAGGCGGTTGGAAATGAGTTTGGCCAAAGTGCTTATCAAAATGCATCTGAACATCATGAAACAGAAGAGTTTCAAGGAAGTGAAGGATATGAAGAAGCAATGGCTAATTCAGGTAATCATCAAAATCGTCCACCTAAGAAACAACCGATTACAACAGCACCTAAAATTGGAAGAAACGATAAAGTTGAAATCCGAAATATGCAAACAGGTGAAACCAGAGTTGTAAAGTTTAAACAAGCTGAACCATTACTTAAATCCGGACAATGGATGATTGTAAAACAAGAAGCTTAA
- a CDS encoding DUF2795 domain-containing protein, with translation MYWTLELASYLEDAPWPAAKDELIDYAMRTGAPLEVVENLQEIEDEGEIYESIEEIWPDYPTKEDFFFNEDEY, from the coding sequence ATGTATTGGACGTTGGAATTGGCTTCATATCTTGAAGATGCTCCATGGCCGGCAGCTAAGGACGAGTTGATCGACTATGCCATGCGTACTGGAGCGCCATTAGAAGTGGTGGAAAATTTGCAGGAGATCGAGGACGAAGGAGAGATTTACGAAAGTATTGAGGAGATTTGGCCGGATTATCCTACAAAAGAAGATTTTTTCTTCAATGAGGATGAGTATTAA
- a CDS encoding cob(I)yrinic acid a,c-diamide adenosyltransferase, translated as MKIYTKKGDQGKTGLIGGTRVPKYALRIDAYGTVDELNSYMGLLRDTTVNEQFKEEIIFIQDRLFTLGSWLASDPEKSKMSLPELHESDIERLEKSIDKMDEELEPMKFFVLPGGHQNVSFCHIARCVCRRAERLVVELNENQPQNPIILAFLNRLSDYLFVYSRYLTMKLKAEEIPWKPNK; from the coding sequence ATGAAGATATATACAAAGAAAGGTGATCAAGGAAAAACAGGATTAATTGGAGGAACCAGAGTGCCCAAGTATGCTTTGAGGATAGACGCCTACGGTACTGTTGATGAGTTGAATTCATACATGGGCTTATTAAGAGATACAACAGTGAACGAACAGTTTAAAGAAGAGATTATTTTTATTCAGGACCGTTTATTTACTTTGGGTTCATGGTTGGCATCAGATCCTGAAAAATCAAAAATGTCATTGCCTGAGCTTCACGAGTCGGATATTGAAAGATTGGAAAAATCAATTGACAAAATGGATGAAGAGTTGGAGCCAATGAAATTCTTTGTTTTACCGGGAGGTCATCAAAATGTATCTTTTTGCCATATCGCGCGTTGTGTTTGTAGAAGAGCAGAAAGGTTAGTGGTAGAATTGAATGAAAATCAGCCGCAAAATCCTATCATTTTAGCCTTTCTTAACCGATTGAGTGACTATTTATTTGTCTATAGCAGATATTTAACAATGAAGTTAAAGGCAGAAGAAATCCCTTGGAAACCCAATAAATAG
- a CDS encoding O-methyltransferase, translating to MEVKIISFWQRKELIKAYFKYKTKAVNAHGIHSPFVFEFYNQVIKKAKFVEDKEIQKVYQSFRSSKEVIEVTDLGAGSRVSKSNKRKLAEIAKIQSIEPKYGKLLSRIIAYYKLKNCIELGTSLGIGTAYLAQNAQKVYSIEGCPNIAQKAASHLSKMNNVVQKQGDFAAILPSLLNEIEELDLVYIDGNHRYQATLDYFNMILEKAHNNTFIVFDDINWSEEMRKAWDEICVDDRINVSMEFFRMGIVLKRKEQVKQHFVLKY from the coding sequence GTGGAGGTCAAAATTATAAGTTTTTGGCAGAGAAAGGAATTGATTAAAGCCTATTTTAAATATAAAACCAAAGCCGTTAATGCACATGGAATTCATTCGCCATTTGTATTTGAGTTTTATAATCAAGTAATTAAAAAGGCCAAGTTTGTTGAAGACAAAGAAATACAAAAGGTTTATCAATCCTTTAGATCTTCAAAAGAGGTAATTGAAGTTACGGACTTAGGTGCCGGTTCAAGGGTGTCTAAAAGCAATAAAAGAAAACTTGCAGAAATAGCAAAAATTCAATCCATAGAACCTAAATATGGAAAGCTGTTGAGCAGAATTATTGCCTATTACAAATTAAAAAACTGTATTGAACTAGGAACATCTTTAGGAATTGGCACAGCTTATTTGGCCCAAAACGCTCAAAAAGTTTATTCCATTGAAGGATGTCCGAATATTGCTCAAAAGGCAGCTTCACATTTGAGTAAAATGAATAATGTAGTTCAAAAACAAGGAGATTTTGCTGCTATTTTACCTAGTTTATTGAATGAAATAGAGGAATTGGATCTTGTATATATTGATGGTAACCACAGATATCAAGCTACATTGGATTATTTCAACATGATATTAGAAAAAGCGCACAACAATACTTTTATTGTATTTGATGATATTAATTGGAGCGAAGAAATGCGAAAAGCATGGGATGAAATCTGTGTTGATGATAGAATTAATGTAAGCATGGAGTTTTTTAGGATGGGTATTGTACTAAAGAGAAAAGAGCAGGTAAAGCAACATTTTGTTTTAAAGTATTAG
- a CDS encoding DUF4301 family protein, translating into MEEQINSARKKIEQGNPKINLVEACTLNNGIISINDQEIAEVTALFESKMADLDICFFVPASGSGSRMFKDLYGFLIKPKQLDFANAANKLRDHLNQFAFFDLLKNQFNSELDQHTKDEEIISFLLTDKGLNVGALPKGLIPFHKYEEFITNPFQEHLLQGKDIVNELAKFHFTINKEFEDQIEKDIKAIKSLQSIDNSFEFSEQDPDTNAIAFTIDLSVAKDEKGNIIRRPAGHGTLINNLNKIDADLILIRNIDNIQHKSRSGQSVQTRKWLSGALLDFQSKVHEILKLIETNGDFQNQIAHLNLKYDLRLVNEILEDPTKAFAALNRPIRVCGMVKNEGAPGGGPFWVKTASGINRQIIEKSQISDDAEQIKLMEDATHFNPVELVCATKDYKGQKFDLLKFVDESQYFIVQKSQEGMDIQYIEQPGLWNGAMAEWLTLFYEIKSECFSPVKTVFDLLDDPHQPA; encoded by the coding sequence TTGGAAGAGCAGATAAATTCAGCACGAAAAAAAATTGAACAAGGCAATCCAAAAATCAACCTTGTTGAAGCTTGTACTTTAAACAATGGTATAATATCTATCAATGATCAGGAGATAGCTGAAGTCACTGCACTTTTTGAATCCAAAATGGCGGATTTAGACATTTGCTTTTTTGTTCCTGCCAGTGGTTCAGGTTCCAGAATGTTTAAGGATTTATATGGATTTTTAATTAAACCAAAGCAGTTAGATTTTGCAAATGCTGCAAACAAATTAAGAGATCATTTAAATCAGTTCGCTTTTTTCGATTTACTAAAAAATCAATTCAATTCTGAATTAGATCAACATACAAAAGACGAAGAAATTATTTCATTTTTATTGACAGATAAGGGGCTAAATGTTGGTGCTTTACCAAAAGGTTTGATTCCTTTTCACAAATATGAAGAATTCATCACCAATCCTTTTCAAGAGCATTTATTACAAGGAAAAGATATTGTTAATGAGTTAGCCAAATTTCATTTTACCATTAACAAAGAATTTGAAGATCAGATTGAGAAGGATATTAAGGCGATTAAATCATTACAGTCTATTGATAACAGCTTTGAATTTTCTGAGCAGGACCCTGATACCAATGCAATAGCTTTCACCATAGATTTATCTGTTGCCAAAGATGAAAAAGGTAATATTATCAGAAGACCTGCAGGACATGGAACATTGATTAACAACCTCAACAAGATTGATGCTGATTTAATTCTGATAAGAAATATAGATAACATCCAACACAAAAGTAGAAGCGGACAATCTGTTCAAACTAGAAAATGGCTTAGTGGGGCATTACTTGATTTTCAAAGTAAAGTTCATGAGATTTTGAAACTGATAGAAACCAATGGGGATTTTCAAAACCAAATAGCACATTTAAATTTGAAATATGATTTGCGCTTAGTTAATGAAATACTGGAAGATCCTACCAAAGCATTTGCTGCTTTAAACAGGCCAATACGGGTTTGTGGGATGGTAAAAAACGAGGGAGCTCCCGGTGGAGGACCTTTTTGGGTGAAAACTGCCAGTGGTATTAATAGACAAATAATCGAGAAATCTCAGATTTCTGATGATGCTGAACAAATCAAATTAATGGAGGATGCTACTCATTTTAATCCTGTTGAATTGGTTTGTGCGACTAAAGATTACAAAGGACAAAAATTTGATTTGCTGAAATTTGTTGATGAATCTCAGTACTTTATTGTTCAGAAATCTCAAGAAGGAATGGACATTCAATACATTGAACAACCGGGATTATGGAATGGTGCAATGGCTGAATGGCTGACCTTGTTTTATGAGATAAAAAGCGAATGTTTTAGTCCGGTTAAAACCGTTTTTGATCTGCTAGACGATCCTCACCAGCCAGCTTAG